Proteins co-encoded in one Opitutus terrae PB90-1 genomic window:
- a CDS encoding M48 family metallopeptidase yields MTRKLAAILAACALLAGCYTVPETGRQAIILPIFDDVQMGAQAFADIRAKEKISTDPAANARIQRIGRRIAQAVGDRMPNAQWEFVVFDAPQTVNAFALPGGKVGVYTGLIDLASNDDEIAFVMGHEIAHVTSRHGAQRSTAAIGAAAGGILLDAATRDKQNHDLMLALYGVGAAGATLAYSRSHESEADFIGLRFVAYAGYDPRAAVTFWQKMAAKEKSGRVPELLSTHPSDERRIAALQAEMPNVLPIYEANKGRFQ; encoded by the coding sequence ATGACTCGCAAGCTTGCCGCGATCCTGGCCGCCTGTGCGTTGCTGGCCGGGTGCTACACCGTTCCGGAAACCGGCCGCCAAGCCATCATCCTGCCGATCTTCGACGACGTGCAGATGGGTGCGCAGGCGTTTGCCGACATTCGCGCCAAGGAGAAGATCTCCACCGATCCGGCCGCCAACGCGCGCATCCAGCGGATCGGTCGGCGGATCGCCCAGGCGGTCGGGGACCGGATGCCGAATGCGCAATGGGAATTCGTCGTGTTCGACGCGCCGCAGACCGTCAATGCGTTCGCGCTTCCGGGGGGCAAGGTCGGCGTGTATACCGGACTCATCGATCTCGCGAGCAACGACGACGAGATCGCGTTTGTAATGGGGCACGAGATTGCACACGTGACGAGCCGGCATGGCGCCCAGCGATCGACGGCGGCGATTGGCGCGGCCGCAGGCGGGATCCTGCTGGATGCGGCGACGCGCGACAAACAGAACCACGACCTGATGCTGGCGCTGTATGGCGTTGGCGCCGCGGGGGCGACGCTGGCGTATTCGCGTTCGCATGAGAGCGAGGCCGATTTCATCGGGCTGCGCTTCGTCGCGTATGCCGGCTACGATCCGCGGGCGGCGGTGACGTTCTGGCAGAAAATGGCGGCGAAGGAAAAGAGCGGCCGCGTGCCGGAGCTGCTTTCCACGCATCCGTCGGACGAGCGCCGGATCGCCGCGCTGCAGGCGGAAATGCCCAACGTGCTGCCGATCTACGAGGCGAACAAGGGACGGTTCCAATGA
- a CDS encoding M20/M25/M40 family metallo-hydrolase, which produces MFDPVEKLKQFIRHQSISADSKYKDGMQGAQRFVSELLGSLGFKVEVVKTDLHPIIFAQRGSDPSWPHVVIYGHYDVQPADPLELWKTPAFEPTIIGHRIYGRGAADNKGPLMANIAAVAELIEANPQLPLRISFLIEGEEEMGSPSFPKFLETHREQLQAADFVYLSDTALPRPDQVVITCGLRGLTLFDLIVETAKGDLHSGLHGGVLHNPIQALAEIIATLHLPDGRVNVPGFYDEVLDVHPWERDELKKLGVDEKAYKDFLGIEAFYTPPGFSPAEALRFQPTLEFNGIGGGYQGEGTKTVIPSKAFAKISCRLVPNQEPDKIKKLVIDTIKARAPKDVRLSFVDQHKGDPYVVVPPDRSNTPKDQSPVLAQAFRATEVAVKEVWGKPPVYLREGGSVPIIADIKRVTGLDSIMLGLFLPEDNLHAPNEGFDLGVMKRGTETTKRILAAVAKG; this is translated from the coding sequence ATGTTTGATCCTGTCGAAAAGCTGAAGCAATTCATCCGCCATCAGAGCATTTCCGCCGATTCCAAATACAAGGACGGCATGCAGGGCGCGCAGAGGTTTGTCAGCGAACTCCTGGGTTCGCTCGGTTTCAAGGTGGAGGTGGTCAAGACCGACCTGCACCCGATCATCTTCGCCCAGCGCGGCAGCGATCCCTCCTGGCCGCATGTGGTGATCTATGGCCACTACGACGTGCAGCCGGCGGATCCGCTCGAGCTGTGGAAGACCCCGGCCTTCGAGCCGACGATCATTGGCCACCGGATCTACGGCCGCGGCGCCGCCGACAACAAGGGACCGTTGATGGCGAACATCGCCGCCGTCGCCGAGTTGATCGAAGCCAACCCGCAACTGCCGCTGCGGATCTCGTTCCTGATCGAAGGCGAAGAGGAAATGGGCAGCCCGAGCTTCCCGAAGTTTCTCGAGACGCATCGCGAACAGCTGCAGGCGGCCGATTTTGTTTACCTGTCAGATACGGCGCTGCCGCGGCCGGACCAGGTGGTGATCACCTGCGGACTGCGCGGGCTGACGCTGTTCGACCTGATCGTGGAAACCGCCAAGGGCGACCTGCATTCGGGTCTGCACGGCGGCGTGTTGCACAATCCGATTCAGGCGCTCGCCGAGATCATCGCCACGCTCCACCTGCCGGATGGCCGGGTGAACGTGCCCGGTTTTTACGACGAGGTGCTCGACGTGCACCCGTGGGAGCGCGACGAGTTGAAGAAGCTCGGCGTCGACGAAAAAGCTTACAAGGACTTCCTTGGCATCGAGGCGTTCTACACGCCGCCAGGGTTCTCGCCCGCCGAGGCGCTGCGGTTCCAGCCGACGCTCGAGTTCAACGGCATTGGTGGCGGCTACCAGGGTGAGGGGACGAAGACGGTGATTCCGAGCAAGGCGTTCGCCAAGATCAGTTGCCGGCTGGTGCCGAACCAGGAGCCGGACAAGATCAAGAAACTCGTGATCGACACGATCAAGGCGCGCGCGCCGAAGGACGTGCGACTTTCCTTCGTCGATCAGCACAAGGGCGATCCTTACGTCGTGGTACCGCCGGATCGCAGCAACACGCCGAAAGACCAGTCGCCGGTGCTCGCGCAGGCGTTTCGCGCGACCGAAGTCGCCGTGAAAGAAGTCTGGGGCAAGCCGCCGGTGTATTTGCGCGAAGGCGGGAGCGTGCCGATCATCGCCGACATCAAGCGGGTGACCGGGCTCGACTCGATCATGCTCGGACTCTTCCTGCCGGAGGACAATCTGCACGCTCCGAACGAAGGCTTCGATCTGGGCGTGATGAAGCGTGGCACCGAAACCACCAAGCGTATCCTCGCGGCGGTGGCCAAAGGGTAG
- a CDS encoding OmpA family protein, translated as MNISLKKLCVLAVGAAVLFAGCSKKPKRPDPSATVLGPTAGGTVNPLDVNAPVDASAAGLEQRDPNIIEDANSIRGMFEPVYFDFDKSDIKQAERAKLQKAADYMKQHPEQRILLEGHCDWRGTAEYNLGLGDRRANAAKRYLSSLAPAERIETLSKGSLDAAQNGDDAAMAKDRRVDIVILKAPGAAGAALAQPGM; from the coding sequence ATGAATATCTCTCTCAAGAAACTTTGCGTCCTGGCAGTTGGCGCCGCGGTCCTCTTCGCGGGCTGCTCGAAAAAGCCGAAGCGCCCCGATCCCAGCGCCACCGTGCTCGGCCCCACGGCTGGCGGCACGGTCAATCCCTTGGATGTGAACGCCCCGGTGGATGCGTCCGCGGCGGGTTTGGAACAGCGTGATCCGAACATCATCGAGGACGCGAACAGCATTCGCGGGATGTTCGAGCCGGTTTACTTCGATTTCGACAAGTCGGACATCAAGCAGGCCGAGCGTGCTAAGCTGCAAAAGGCCGCGGATTATATGAAGCAGCACCCCGAGCAGCGGATCCTGCTCGAAGGTCACTGCGACTGGCGCGGCACGGCCGAATACAACCTCGGCCTCGGCGACCGTCGCGCGAATGCGGCCAAGCGCTATCTCAGTTCGCTGGCGCCCGCAGAGCGGATCGAAACGCTTTCGAAGGGCAGCCTGGACGCCGCCCAGAATGGCGACGACGCCGCGATGGCCAAGGACCGCCGCGTCGACATCGTCATCCTGAAAGCCCCCGGCGCCGCGGGTGCGGCGCTTGCGCAGCCTGGGATGTAA
- a CDS encoding response regulator — protein MKRLVIVEDQTAIREMLVEILRLDANYQLVGESGDGQSALALCLEVKPDLLVLDAKLPGLNGVDLLRRISKKLSGMRVLVFSGHENPVLIREMLEAGAHGFVEKTAGLFEFKKGLETVASGGTYFGPAVAALLRNVVANPSASNTADFLTDREREILQLVAESHSTKEIAAKLGISIKTVDNHRTNLMRKLNLHDVASLTRYALEVGLIEPKKSL, from the coding sequence ATGAAACGCCTCGTCATCGTCGAAGATCAAACCGCCATCCGAGAAATGCTCGTGGAAATCCTGCGGCTGGATGCGAATTACCAGCTCGTGGGCGAAAGCGGCGACGGCCAGAGCGCCCTCGCACTCTGCCTGGAGGTGAAACCGGACCTGCTGGTGCTCGATGCCAAGCTGCCCGGCCTCAACGGCGTCGACCTGCTTCGCCGGATCAGCAAGAAGCTGTCGGGCATGCGCGTGCTCGTGTTTTCCGGACATGAGAATCCGGTCCTGATCCGCGAAATGCTCGAGGCCGGCGCGCATGGCTTCGTCGAAAAGACCGCGGGGCTGTTCGAATTCAAGAAAGGACTCGAGACCGTCGCGAGTGGCGGCACCTACTTCGGCCCCGCCGTGGCGGCGCTGTTGCGCAACGTCGTCGCCAATCCGTCGGCCAGCAACACCGCGGATTTCCTGACCGATCGCGAGCGCGAGATTCTCCAGCTGGTGGCAGAGAGCCACAGCACCAAGGAGATCGCCGCGAAGCTCGGTATTAGCATCAAAACCGTCGACAACCATCGCACTAATTTGATGCGCAAGCTCAACCTTCACGACGTCGCCAGCCTCACCCGCTACGCCTTGGAGGTCGGTCTGATCGAGCCCAAGAAATCGCTGTAA
- a CDS encoding RNA polymerase sigma factor has protein sequence MSYQPPAKEQAKWVLPSGVGKQFLAARPALRLTVPGVIGKQSGPPKILGTIQKYTHQTEAERMSSKAQEVALDRILVDRFKSGDHAAFDEMVSRYWDRIYAMVNQLLRNSQDAEEVTQDAFIRAHRGLTNFRGESAFSTWLYQIATNLARNRYWYWWRRKRDQSVSIDAPVSSDNATTLAEIIPAEVETPDDIAVTQEFVSRIGRGMEKLSAKHREILILRNVKNLSYEEIADILNISVGTVKSRIARARESLRSRLGEDFK, from the coding sequence TTGAGCTACCAACCCCCAGCAAAGGAACAAGCAAAATGGGTTTTGCCTTCTGGCGTTGGCAAGCAGTTTTTGGCGGCACGTCCGGCGTTACGATTGACCGTCCCGGGCGTCATCGGTAAGCAATCCGGCCCGCCTAAAATCTTGGGAACAATCCAAAAATATACCCATCAGACCGAGGCAGAACGTATGTCTTCCAAAGCGCAGGAAGTTGCCCTCGATCGCATCCTCGTGGACCGCTTCAAGAGCGGTGATCATGCTGCGTTCGATGAGATGGTGTCGCGCTATTGGGACCGGATCTACGCGATGGTGAACCAGCTGCTCCGCAACTCCCAGGACGCGGAGGAAGTCACCCAGGATGCTTTCATCCGCGCCCACCGCGGCCTCACCAACTTCCGCGGGGAGTCCGCGTTCTCCACGTGGCTGTACCAAATCGCCACCAATCTCGCCCGCAACCGCTACTGGTATTGGTGGCGGCGGAAGCGCGACCAGTCGGTTTCGATCGATGCCCCCGTGAGCTCCGACAACGCCACCACGCTCGCCGAGATCATTCCAGCCGAAGTCGAGACCCCCGACGACATCGCGGTTACGCAGGAATTCGTGAGCCGCATCGGGCGCGGCATGGAAAAGCTCAGCGCCAAACACCGGGAGATTCTCATTCTGCGGAATGTGAAGAATCTCTCGTATGAGGAGATTGCCGACATCCTCAACATCTCCGTCGGCACGGTTAAAAGTCGGATCGCCCGAGCTCGCGAGAGCCTGCGCAGTCGACTGGGGGAGGACTTCAAATGA
- a CDS encoding anti-sigma factor family protein, with amino-acid sequence MNDSRFIELLNLYVDHQINAEDAASLEAEIQRSPERRKIYRQYCQMQKACVLLAENFRTEAPEREQVRARAATHRRQLAQVGYVVGGLAAAACVALVLVMNRQPSDPASPAAATVVAVETTRAVAPAAVDTPAASTPLSERVALQSAFAGFESSTPNARFVVSGANQVPLDWMDRVQLRKVTTEELWLEQRPSSQPDDLLFRSPRRFQGPAEMTAWRFQK; translated from the coding sequence ATGAACGACTCAAGATTCATCGAGCTGCTCAACCTCTACGTTGATCACCAGATCAATGCCGAGGATGCGGCCTCGCTGGAAGCGGAGATCCAGCGCTCACCCGAGCGCCGCAAGATCTACCGGCAGTATTGCCAGATGCAGAAGGCGTGCGTGCTGCTCGCCGAGAATTTTCGTACCGAGGCGCCGGAGCGGGAACAGGTTCGCGCGCGCGCGGCTACGCACCGCCGCCAGCTGGCGCAGGTGGGTTACGTGGTGGGCGGACTGGCCGCGGCCGCCTGCGTGGCCCTGGTGCTGGTGATGAACCGTCAGCCGAGCGACCCCGCATCGCCCGCGGCGGCAACGGTCGTGGCCGTTGAAACGACCCGCGCGGTCGCGCCTGCGGCTGTCGACACACCCGCCGCGTCCACGCCGTTGTCGGAGCGCGTGGCGCTGCAGTCCGCGTTTGCCGGATTTGAATCCAGCACGCCGAATGCCCGCTTCGTCGTCAGCGGCGCCAACCAGGTGCCGCTGGACTGGATGGATCGGGTGCAATTGCGCAAGGTCACCACGGAAGAGCTCTGGCTCGAGCAGCGCCCGAGTTCGCAGCCGGACGATTTGCTGTTCCGTAGTCCGCGGCGGTTTCAGGGGCCCGCGGAGATGACCGCGTGGCGATTCCAGAAGTAA
- the ruvA gene encoding Holliday junction branch migration protein RuvA — protein sequence MITSIQGTLVSATPLQAIVEVAGFGYEVHIPVTTAERLPAAGAAVKLHTLVIYREDSQTLYGFASPAERDFFRLMIEHVTGVGPKMALSIMSRLALPSLESAIRMGDVASLAKCPGIGKKTAERLVVELRTKVGATGAAPGLATQPAAAASPGASAHRDAVAALVALGYRSADADEAVRRASLALGEAATTESLIKKALS from the coding sequence ATGATCACCTCGATCCAAGGCACGCTCGTTTCCGCCACGCCGCTTCAGGCGATTGTCGAAGTCGCCGGGTTCGGTTACGAGGTCCACATTCCCGTGACCACGGCGGAGCGGCTGCCCGCGGCCGGCGCCGCCGTGAAGCTCCACACGCTCGTGATTTATCGCGAGGACTCGCAGACGCTCTACGGTTTCGCGTCGCCGGCGGAACGCGATTTCTTCCGGCTGATGATCGAGCACGTCACGGGGGTCGGCCCGAAGATGGCCCTGAGCATCATGAGCCGGCTCGCGCTTCCCTCCCTGGAAAGCGCCATTCGCATGGGCGACGTGGCGAGCCTCGCGAAATGTCCGGGCATCGGCAAGAAAACCGCCGAGCGGCTGGTGGTCGAACTGCGCACCAAGGTCGGTGCCACCGGCGCTGCGCCGGGTCTCGCGACCCAACCGGCGGCGGCCGCCTCGCCGGGAGCGAGTGCACACCGCGACGCCGTGGCGGCGCTCGTGGCGCTCGGTTATCGCTCCGCGGACGCCGACGAGGCCGTGCGCCGCGCCAGCCTCGCGCTGGGCGAGGCGGCCACAACGGAATCGCTGATCAAGAAAGCGCTAAGCTGA